In Virgibacillus sp. NKC19-16, a single genomic region encodes these proteins:
- a CDS encoding prepilin peptidase, which translates to MDVIFAVLFFLFGLIFGSFFNVVGLRVPKNQTFSNDRSLCPECRHILSWYELIPVLSYVIQQGKCTHCRGRISPTYPVIELTTGFLFITSYAIIGVQLELITALLLVSMLVIILVSDVKYMLIPNKVLLFFLPLFILMRIVQPLDPWWSAFAGGLIGFAIIALIILVSRGGMGAGDMKLFGLLGVVLGIEKVLLAFFLSCIIGAVIGIMLLLFKIINRKQQVPFGPYIVVAALLTYFYGDFLLNWYFSLF; encoded by the coding sequence ATGGATGTAATTTTCGCAGTACTCTTTTTCTTATTCGGCCTCATCTTCGGCTCATTCTTCAATGTAGTAGGCCTGCGCGTACCCAAGAATCAGACATTCTCCAATGACAGGTCGCTCTGCCCAGAGTGCAGGCACATATTATCCTGGTATGAACTAATCCCTGTTCTATCATACGTCATTCAACAGGGGAAATGTACGCATTGTCGTGGAAGGATATCACCTACATACCCGGTAATTGAATTAACAACAGGATTTTTGTTCATAACTAGCTATGCAATAATAGGAGTGCAACTGGAATTAATCACAGCGCTATTACTAGTTTCCATGCTTGTGATTATACTAGTTTCGGATGTGAAATACATGTTGATCCCAAACAAAGTACTCCTATTTTTCCTTCCGCTTTTTATCCTAATGCGGATTGTTCAACCGCTTGATCCTTGGTGGTCAGCGTTTGCTGGGGGATTAATAGGTTTTGCGATTATTGCGCTTATAATTCTAGTTAGTCGTGGTGGTATGGGTGCCGGGGATATGAAGTTGTTTGGCTTATTAGGTGTTGTTCTAGGGATTGAGAAAGTCTTATTAGCTTTTTTCCTATCATGTATAATTGGTGCGGTTATTGGGATTATGCTGCTTTTATTTAAGATAATTAACCGAAAGCAACAGGTCCCCTTTGGGCCATATATTGTTGTAGCTGCTCTCCTTACCTATTTCTATGGTGATTTCCTATTAAACTGGTATTTCAGCCTTTTTTAA
- a CDS encoding GNAT family N-acetyltransferase has translation MQIREIEEKDNKMIEQIIKRSLESFDLNIPGTAYFDPQLSSLAEFYKQQPNAKYWVAVNKQDVVVGGVGIAPFGRMTGVGELQKLYIAPEAQGMGLSKGLMKVALDFAKENYTYCYLETMEKLQTANRLYSQFGFQQLERPLDGSVHNTMDAWFIKELS, from the coding sequence ATGCAGATTCGTGAAATTGAAGAAAAAGACAATAAAATGATTGAGCAAATTATTAAACGCTCATTGGAATCATTTGACTTAAACATTCCAGGAACGGCCTATTTTGACCCTCAACTAAGCAGTCTAGCAGAATTTTACAAACAACAACCTAATGCAAAGTATTGGGTGGCGGTGAATAAACAAGATGTAGTGGTAGGAGGTGTAGGAATTGCACCATTTGGACGGATGACGGGGGTTGGCGAGCTGCAAAAGCTATATATTGCGCCCGAAGCTCAAGGTATGGGTCTCTCAAAGGGGTTGATGAAAGTAGCACTCGATTTCGCCAAGGAGAATTATACATACTGTTACCTAGAAACCATGGAGAAACTTCAGACAGCTAATCGCCTTTACTCTCAATTCGGTTTCCAACAACTTGAACGTCCACTAGATGGTTCAGTGCATAATACTATGGATGCTTGGTTTATAAAAGAATTATCGTAA
- a CDS encoding dihydrodipicolinate synthase family protein, producing the protein MLTEKVHIAVPTAFFEDESLNTQGTISHIRDLYKQGVKSVLVSGTTGEQHSLNLQEKIEIIHGLELEEELIRNMEIIFGVASFRQKEAEELAEKIRHTKISGIMLGYPPYVIPTQEEAFVYTKRIMHLSNKPTILYNNPKRTGFDLSEESIIQLSKIDLVVGIKDAGNKEKVERIKNGMHKNDLYFYAGGEVDLEEKVLHGYDRLSSIAGNVSPTEITQWFQRIIMKQKVSKEESEKIEHIMGTVYQGNAIVNLKKIINSKGIPMGICRRPIGNK; encoded by the coding sequence ATGCTAACAGAAAAAGTTCATATTGCTGTGCCAACAGCTTTTTTTGAGGATGAATCCTTAAATACACAAGGGACAATAAGTCATATAAGAGACTTGTATAAACAAGGAGTAAAATCTGTTCTCGTCTCTGGAACTACTGGTGAACAGCATAGTTTAAACCTTCAAGAGAAAATTGAAATAATACACGGTTTAGAACTGGAAGAAGAACTGATTCGTAATATGGAAATCATATTTGGTGTGGCTTCCTTTAGACAGAAAGAGGCAGAGGAATTGGCTGAAAAGATTCGACACACAAAAATATCCGGTATCATGCTTGGGTATCCACCGTATGTTATACCGACACAAGAAGAAGCATTCGTTTATACAAAGAGGATTATGCACCTTAGTAATAAACCTACTATCTTATATAACAATCCAAAAAGAACTGGATTTGATTTATCAGAAGAAAGTATTATTCAATTAAGTAAGATAGACTTAGTGGTTGGAATAAAAGATGCTGGCAACAAAGAAAAAGTGGAACGGATTAAAAACGGTATGCATAAAAATGATTTATATTTTTATGCTGGTGGAGAAGTGGATTTAGAAGAAAAAGTATTACATGGATATGATCGCCTTTCTTCCATTGCTGGGAATGTTTCCCCAACAGAAATAACTCAATGGTTTCAAAGAATAATTATGAAGCAAAAAGTAAGTAAAGAAGAAAGCGAAAAAATAGAACATATTATGGGAACCGTTTATCAAGGAAATGCTATTGTGAATCTAAAAAAAATCATTAATTCCAAGGGTATTCCAATGGGGATTTGCAGGAGGCCAATAGGAAATAAATAA
- a CDS encoding DHA2 family efflux MFS transporter permease subunit — MAQVNLSLRHRRLIVAIALSGSFLSVLTQFLLITAFPKIMAEFEINASEVQWLTIGYMLALAILIPITAYLIDRFKTRTLMMSAMTLFSLGTLLGLFAPSFEVLLAGRIIQGMGSGMMMPLMQTLLFLVYPREKRGYAMGLAGLVINVAPAIGPPISGVLLNYFQWRSLFLLTLPVAAVILLLIYVFMRNVTQQRETQIDILSILLSTIGFGGILYGFNSIESTGVSGASTIISISIGVLSLGLFVVRQLRLKTPILELRVLKVPLFALVTVISIFSFSLLISIETILPMYVQNAQQLPALHAGLVVTPGALTLALMSLFAGTLYDKYGGTIIAIIGFVLLSISTLSYHFFLGLNTSLVIVSILFMLAMAGVALINMPIMTAGINALPDALVAHGTAIINTARQFGDQ; from the coding sequence ATGGCACAGGTAAATTTATCACTTAGACATAGACGTTTAATTGTTGCGATCGCACTGTCGGGTTCTTTTCTATCCGTCCTCACGCAATTTCTCCTGATTACAGCCTTTCCAAAAATCATGGCTGAATTTGAGATTAACGCAAGTGAAGTGCAGTGGTTAACCATTGGCTATATGTTAGCATTGGCCATTCTTATCCCTATTACGGCGTATTTGATTGATAGATTTAAAACAAGGACATTAATGATGAGCGCAATGACCCTGTTTTCTTTAGGTACGTTACTCGGTTTGTTTGCTCCTTCCTTTGAAGTGTTGCTTGCGGGACGAATCATCCAAGGAATGGGTTCCGGGATGATGATGCCATTGATGCAAACATTACTTTTTCTCGTTTATCCACGGGAAAAGCGAGGTTATGCGATGGGATTGGCTGGACTCGTTATTAATGTGGCACCTGCCATTGGCCCTCCGATATCCGGTGTGCTGCTTAATTATTTCCAGTGGCGCTCCTTGTTCCTCTTAACACTTCCAGTTGCGGCAGTGATTTTGCTGTTGATTTACGTCTTTATGCGCAATGTTACCCAGCAACGAGAGACACAAATTGACATTCTTTCTATACTGCTGTCAACTATTGGTTTTGGTGGCATTCTATACGGATTTAATTCAATAGAATCGACTGGAGTTTCTGGGGCAAGTACAATTATTAGCATAAGTATAGGCGTATTGTCACTTGGTTTATTTGTGGTAAGACAATTGCGGTTAAAGACACCGATCCTGGAATTGCGCGTGCTCAAAGTTCCACTTTTTGCTCTGGTTACAGTAATTTCTATATTTTCCTTCAGTTTGCTGATTTCAATTGAAACGATTTTACCTATGTATGTGCAAAACGCGCAGCAACTGCCAGCTTTACACGCGGGACTTGTCGTTACCCCTGGGGCGTTAACGCTTGCTTTGATGTCACTTTTTGCAGGAACATTGTACGATAAATACGGTGGCACAATCATAGCGATTATCGGTTTTGTTTTGCTATCTATCAGTACACTTTCATACCATTTTTTCCTTGGGTTAAACACATCTCTCGTTATCGTATCTATCTTATTCATGTTGGCCATGGCCGGCGTTGCTTTGATCAACATGCCGATTATGACCGCGGGTATAAACGCGCTGCCTGATGCTTTGGTTGCTCATGGAACAGCGATTATTAATACTGCTCGCCAATTCGGGGATCAATAG
- a CDS encoding nucleobase:cation symporter-2 family protein — protein MRTAALSFQHVLAMYAGAILVPLIVGEALGLTSEQLTYLVPIDIFMCGVATILQVVRNRFFGIGLPVVLGCTFTAVGPMIAIGGEFGITAIYGAIIVSGIFVLVISQFFGKLVRFFPPIVTGTVVMIIGLTLIPTAITNMGGGEGAADFGSMANLSLAFGTLVCIILLYRFTKGFTRSVAILLGLTAGTVAAMFMGKVDFSAVQEASLFHIVQPFYFGMPTFEWSAILTMILVAMVSLVESTGVYFATGDIVEKDLSEEDLSNGYRAEGLAIFLGGIFNAFPYTAFSQNVGLMQMTGVKSIRVIMIAGLMLVALGLIPKIAAITTIIPTAVLGGAMIAMFGMVIAQGIKMLNGVISESTGNAMIVACSVGMGMGVTVVPELFQHFPSGVQILTSNGIVAGSITAIILNIVFNMKPKWAQNQAATVHQESA, from the coding sequence ATGAGAACAGCTGCCTTAAGTTTTCAGCATGTGCTTGCGATGTATGCTGGCGCAATTTTAGTACCGTTAATTGTGGGAGAGGCGTTAGGTTTAACATCCGAGCAGTTAACATATCTTGTACCAATTGATATCTTTATGTGCGGTGTGGCGACGATTTTGCAGGTTGTCCGTAATCGGTTTTTTGGCATTGGTTTGCCGGTTGTGCTCGGCTGTACATTCACTGCAGTTGGACCGATGATTGCCATTGGCGGTGAATTTGGGATAACAGCCATATACGGTGCCATTATTGTTTCCGGTATATTCGTTCTCGTTATCAGCCAGTTTTTTGGCAAACTGGTACGTTTTTTTCCACCGATTGTGACAGGGACTGTTGTTATGATTATCGGTTTGACATTGATCCCTACTGCTATAACCAATATGGGCGGGGGAGAAGGTGCTGCTGATTTCGGATCAATGGCCAATCTTTCACTGGCTTTTGGGACGCTTGTCTGCATTATTTTGTTATACCGTTTTACGAAAGGTTTTACCAGATCGGTTGCGATTCTTCTCGGTTTAACAGCGGGTACGGTTGCAGCGATGTTTATGGGGAAAGTTGATTTTTCAGCCGTTCAGGAAGCATCATTATTCCATATCGTTCAGCCATTCTACTTTGGCATGCCGACATTCGAATGGTCTGCCATACTCACAATGATTTTGGTGGCGATGGTGTCCCTTGTTGAATCAACAGGCGTTTATTTTGCTACGGGGGATATTGTGGAAAAAGATTTGTCAGAAGAGGATCTTTCTAACGGCTATCGTGCGGAAGGCCTGGCCATTTTCCTTGGTGGGATTTTCAATGCTTTCCCGTATACAGCTTTTTCACAAAATGTTGGTCTGATGCAGATGACAGGTGTCAAATCGATCCGTGTCATCATGATCGCCGGTTTGATGCTCGTTGCGCTTGGGCTGATTCCAAAAATAGCTGCCATAACAACGATTATTCCGACTGCCGTGTTGGGTGGTGCCATGATCGCCATGTTCGGAATGGTTATTGCCCAGGGGATAAAAATGCTGAATGGGGTCATTTCAGAATCCACGGGCAACGCCATGATCGTTGCTTGTTCGGTCGGCATGGGCATGGGTGTGACGGTCGTACCGGAATTGTTTCAGCACTTTCCATCAGGTGTTCAAATTTTGACAAGCAATGGAATTGTTGCAGGAAGCATAACAGCTATTATCCTGAATATCGTCTTTAATATGAAACCAAAGTGGGCACAAAACCAGGCAGCCACGGTACATCAGGAAAGTGCGTGA
- a CDS encoding xanthine phosphoribosyltransferase — MNSLKQKILTEGKVLSDSVIKVDAFLNHQVDPTFMQLIGEEFSKRFTGSGITKVLTLESSGIAPAVMTGLSLGVPVVFARKHKSLTLHEQLYSAEVYSYTKQEANDIAVSKDYLDDHDRVLIIDDILANGQAALGMVNIIDQSGAALEGIGVVIEKGFQEGREVLRKHDIRVESLAAIESLSDGQVTFQTKEVLSQ; from the coding sequence ATGAATTCACTCAAGCAAAAAATTTTAACAGAAGGTAAGGTATTATCTGATTCGGTCATCAAGGTGGATGCATTCCTGAATCATCAGGTTGATCCAACGTTTATGCAATTGATTGGGGAGGAATTTTCCAAGCGATTCACAGGTTCCGGTATTACGAAAGTCTTGACCCTGGAATCATCCGGGATTGCACCGGCTGTTATGACAGGCTTGAGTTTGGGCGTTCCAGTGGTTTTTGCAAGAAAACACAAATCACTCACACTTCATGAACAGCTTTATTCAGCAGAAGTTTATTCGTATACCAAGCAAGAAGCAAATGACATAGCTGTTTCAAAAGATTATCTTGATGATCATGATAGGGTCCTGATTATTGATGATATTCTGGCAAACGGTCAGGCAGCGCTAGGAATGGTTAATATTATCGATCAATCCGGTGCTGCGCTGGAAGGAATCGGGGTTGTCATTGAAAAAGGATTTCAGGAAGGTCGCGAGGTACTGCGCAAACACGATATTCGTGTTGAGTCATTGGCAGCTATAGAATCACTGTCTGATGGGCAAGTCACATTTCAAACGAAGGAGGTGTTGTCACAATGA
- the guaC gene encoding GMP reductase, whose translation MENVFDYEDIQLIPAKSVVSSRSECDTTATFGGYTFKLPVVPANMQTIIDEKLAQKLAENGYFYVMHRFEPERRANFARHMQGQGLIASISIGVKEEEYRFIRQLAQEQLSPEFITIDIAHGHSDAVIHMIQHIKKHLPASFVIAGNVGTPEAVRELEHAGADATKVGIGPGKVCITKLKTGFGTGGWQLAALKWCAKAASKPIIADGGVRTHGDIAKSIRFGASMVMIGSLFAGHEESPGKTIEKDGYQYKEYFGSASEYQKGEKKYVEGKKMYVEHKGALKDTLTEMEQDLQSAISYAGGLELEAIRYVDYVVVKNSILNDNA comes from the coding sequence ATGGAAAATGTATTTGATTATGAAGATATTCAATTAATACCAGCCAAAAGTGTTGTCAGCAGCCGTTCCGAATGCGATACAACCGCCACCTTTGGCGGATATACGTTCAAGTTACCTGTCGTACCAGCGAATATGCAGACGATTATCGATGAGAAACTTGCCCAGAAATTAGCGGAAAACGGTTATTTCTATGTCATGCACCGTTTTGAACCGGAGAGGAGAGCCAATTTCGCGCGACATATGCAAGGGCAGGGTTTGATCGCGTCGATAAGTATCGGTGTCAAGGAGGAAGAATATAGATTTATACGCCAATTGGCTCAAGAACAGCTCAGTCCGGAATTCATAACCATTGACATCGCACACGGACATTCCGACGCTGTCATTCATATGATTCAGCATATAAAAAAACATTTGCCTGCAAGTTTCGTAATTGCCGGTAATGTTGGAACTCCCGAAGCAGTAAGGGAACTGGAACATGCCGGTGCAGATGCTACCAAAGTGGGCATTGGACCGGGGAAAGTGTGCATTACCAAACTGAAAACCGGATTTGGAACAGGTGGATGGCAGCTTGCTGCACTCAAATGGTGTGCCAAAGCAGCAAGCAAGCCTATCATCGCAGACGGAGGTGTCCGTACGCATGGGGATATCGCCAAATCCATCCGATTCGGCGCATCCATGGTGATGATTGGTTCTCTATTTGCCGGCCATGAGGAATCACCAGGTAAAACGATTGAAAAAGACGGTTATCAGTATAAGGAGTATTTCGGTTCAGCTTCCGAATATCAAAAAGGTGAGAAGAAATATGTGGAAGGTAAAAAGATGTATGTCGAGCATAAGGGGGCACTAAAAGATACACTGACTGAAATGGAGCAAGATCTTCAGTCAGCCATATCTTATGCTGGCGGTCTAGAATTGGAAGCCATCCGCTATGTTGATTATGTCGTTGTAAAAAATTCGATTTTAAACGATAACGCCTAG
- a CDS encoding metal-dependent hydrolase gives MKLSYHGHSVVRVETNNHTILIDPFISGNEACDLDADTVKTDVILLTHGHNDHVGDTVEIAKRNDALVVAPNELANYLEAQGLNTHPMHIGGKHDFDFGRVKLTQAFHGSAFTEEDGTIVYTGMPAGILLTVDGRTVYHVGDTGLFSDLRLIGEMNEIDVAFVPIGDNFTMGPEDALIAADWIDAKVVVPVHFNTFPVIEQDAEDFAKKVSTGQGRAMRIGEAMEL, from the coding sequence GTGAAATTATCTTATCATGGACATTCTGTAGTAAGAGTTGAAACAAATAATCACACCATATTAATTGATCCATTTATTTCCGGAAATGAAGCATGTGATTTAGATGCAGACACGGTGAAAACAGATGTTATTTTACTGACACATGGACATAATGATCATGTCGGTGACACGGTGGAAATTGCAAAACGCAATGATGCATTAGTTGTAGCTCCGAATGAACTGGCGAACTATCTGGAGGCTCAAGGTTTAAACACACATCCAATGCATATTGGCGGGAAGCATGACTTCGATTTTGGTCGCGTGAAATTAACACAGGCATTTCATGGATCTGCCTTTACAGAAGAAGACGGAACAATTGTCTATACAGGTATGCCAGCAGGGATATTGCTTACCGTTGATGGAAGAACGGTTTATCATGTAGGTGATACTGGCCTGTTTTCTGACTTGAGGTTAATTGGCGAAATGAATGAAATCGACGTAGCGTTCGTTCCAATTGGAGATAACTTTACAATGGGGCCGGAAGACGCACTAATCGCGGCTGATTGGATTGATGCGAAGGTTGTAGTGCCGGTTCATTTTAATACATTCCCTGTGATCGAACAGGATGCAGAGGATTTCGCGAAGAAGGTAAGTACCGGCCAAGGAAGAGCAATGCGAATTGGAGAAGCGATGGAATTGTAA